In a genomic window of Plectropomus leopardus isolate mb chromosome 6, YSFRI_Pleo_2.0, whole genome shotgun sequence:
- the LOC121944683 gene encoding LOW QUALITY PROTEIN: serine/threonine-protein phosphatase with EF-hands 2 (The sequence of the model RefSeq protein was modified relative to this genomic sequence to represent the inferred CDS: deleted 1 base in 1 codon): MGCGVTKSDHFHKTSGKAVTTIKSAILIQRWYRQYVARTEMRRRYTWHIFQSIEYSGEQAQIKLYNFLGYLMDNFTPASNERNLISHIFRENEVCRDAEWERYFCYKNIEVPEIYSGPHLTFPLTVEQAVGLVEAFRNKKQLHSRYVLQLLLETWKQLRMFPNINRVSTCQSREITICGDLHGQLEDLLLIFYKNGMPSLETPYVFNGDYVDRGKDSIEILIILFAFLLVYPSDVYLNRGNHEDHIVNLRYGFTKEVLTKYKMHGKRILKLLQKIFSWLPLATVIDQKVLVLHGGISDTTDLGVLTRVDRHNYVSALRPPKKRYHSSAGLSIDSDMDEDVWGPHRPFQRRISLTFPKPLGTRESFQNRSLQDFSDRIKVNTVDEVEIHRRRQSIFNTTINKQENETTPSASTESINSESSKDEWKQILDLLWSDPMNQDGCIPNEVRGGGCYWGPDVTEDFLNRHNLQLIIRSHECKQDGYEFCHNRKVLTLFSASNYYDVGSNRGAYVKLGPDLVPYLIQYQASSMIRELTVRQSVGRTERSALKVLREQLFSHKSDLICAFKRFDSKNTGHVSLNDWASAVESVMHLSLPWRMLRHQLITSKTSDGMIDYHEWFNELAIKGPNTDHIDQSLLETLYRHRSTLETIFRIVDTDNSGFITIEDFRQTWKLLSVYLKMEITDDAISDLAVTIDQNQDGSIDIDEFMEAFRLTDKKSRLERGRSMFMGTATDLTKLEGDPNI; this comes from the exons ATGGGATGTGGCGTTACAAAGTCCGACCATTTCCACAAAACCTCTGGAAAAG CTGTCACAA CTATAAAATCTGCCATCCTGATTCAGCGATGGTACCGTCAATATGTAGCCCGCACAGAGATGAGACGGCGATACACCTGGCACATTTTCCAGTCCATCGAGTACTCTGGAGAACAGGCTCAGATAAAA CTTTACAACTTTCTCGGCTACCTCATGGACAATTTCACACCTGCGAGCAATGAGC GGAATTTGATCTCACACATCTTCAGAGAGAACGAGGTCTGTCGGGACGCAGAGTGGGAGAGGTATTTCTGCTACAAGAACATCGAAGTGCCAGAGATTTACTCAGGACCTCACCTCACCTTCCCTCTGACGGTGGAGCAGGCGGTCGGACTGGTCGAGGCCTTCAGGAACAAGAAA CAGCTGCACTCACGTTAcgtcctccagctgctgcttgAAACGTGGAAACAGCTCCGGATGTTTCCAAATATCAACCGTGTCTCCACCTGCCAAAGCAGAGAAATCACTATTTGTG GTGATTTGCACGGACAACTAGAAGACCTGTTGCTGATTTTCTACAAG AATGGGATGCCGTCCTTAGAGACGCCTTATGTGTTTAACGGAGACTATGTAGACCGGGGAAAAGACTCCATCGAGATCCTCATCATCCTGTTTGCATTCCTGCTCGTTTATCCGAGTGACGTCTACCTCAACAGAGGAAACCACGAGGACCACATAGTTAACCTGAG GTATGGCTTCACAAAGGAGGTGCTGACAAAATACAAG ATGCACGGCAAACGGatcctgaagctgctgcagaagatTTTTAGCTGGTTGCCGTTAGCGACAGTGATCGATCAGAAGGTGTTGGTACTCCACGGAGGGATCTCCGACACCACAGACCTCGGGGTCCTCACCAGAGTGGACAGACACAAT TACGTCTCAGCCCTGAGGCCTCCGAAGAAGAGATACCATAGCTCAGCAGGGCTGAGCATCGACTCCGATATGGACGAGGATGTTTGGGGCCCCCACCGGCCCTTCCAGCGTCGGATCTCCCTCACGTTTCCCAAACCCCTCGGAACCCGCGAAAGCTTCCAAAACCGCTCGCTACAGGACTTCTCCGACCGGATCAAAGTGAACACGGTGGACGAGGTGGAGATCCACAGGAGGAGACAGTCCATTTTCAACACCACAatcaacaaacaagaaaacgaGACGACTCCATCTGCGTCCACTGAGTCTATCAACAGTGAGAGCTCCAAGGACGAGTGGAAACAG ATCCTGGACCTGCTGTGGAGCGACCCGATGAACCAGGACGGCTGCATACCAAATGAGGTGCGGGGCGGAGGCTGCTACTGGGGCCCCGACGTCACTGAGGACTTCCTGAACAGACACAACCTGCAGCTCATCATCCGCTCCCACGAGTGTAAACAGGATGGTTACGAGTTCTGCCACAACCGCAAG GTCCTTACTTTGTTCTCCGCCTCCAATTACTACGATGTGGGAAGCAACAGGGGGGCCTACGTGAAGTTGGGTCCAGACCTTGTGCCTTATTTAATTCAGTACCAGGCCAGCAGCATGATCAGAGAGCTCACCGTGAGACAAAG TGTCGGGCGAACCGAGCGCTCAGCCCTCAAAGTCCTGCGGGAGCAGCTGTTTTCGCACAAATCTGACCTCATCTGTGCCTTCAAAAGGTTCGACAGCAAGAACACAG GTCATGTGAGTCTGAACGACTGGGCGTCTGCCGTGGAGAGTGTGATGCACCTCAGTCTGCCCTGGAGGATGCTGCGCCATCAGCTGATCACCAGTAAGACCAGTGACGGCATGATAGACTACCACGAGTGGTTCAATGAGCTCGCCATCAAAGGA CCAAACACCGAT CACATTGATCAGAGTCTACTGGAGACTTTGTATCGCCACCGCTCCACCTTGGAGACCATCTTCAGGATCGTAGACACTGACAACTCAG gctTCATCACCATCGAGGACTTCCGGCAGACCTGGAAGCTGCTGAGCGTCTACCTAAAGATGGAGATCACCGATGACGCCATCTCCGACCTGGCCGTCACTATTGACCAAAACCAGGACGGCAGCATCGACATCGACGAGTTCATGGAGGCCTTTCGCCTCACGGACAAGAAGAGCCGGCTGGAGCGAGGGCGCAGCATGTTCATGGGGACGGCCACCGACCTCACCAAGCTGGAGGGAGACCCCAACATTTGA
- the LOC121944684 gene encoding flavin reductase (NADPH)-like isoform X1, with translation MAESLRMKIAVLGATGQTGQYLVSQALQQGHMVTAIVRNPGKLTVHHDNLKVVEADIFSANSLKPHLKGQDVIMSCLGFPVSFFSAVTGYTQSMNAVISAMREARVNRIITMTSWYTEPNSGTQSSYLIRFLLLPMIRSILTNMNEMEQFLQKTDDVNWTVVRPPGLKNLPASAQEFLTHEGYFVPDSNGQPAGSTVGRGDVARFMLSLLNSNAWVKKGVAITTK, from the exons ATGGCAGAG agtcTGAGGATGAAGATCGCCGTACTGGGAGCCACTGGGCAGACTGGACAGTATCTGGTCAGCCAGGCGCTGCAGCAGGGTCACATGGTCACCGCCATCGTCAGGAACCCGGGAAAACTCACCGTGCATCATGATAATCTAAAG GTGGTGGAAGCTGATATTTTCTCTGCAAATAGTCTGAAGCCGCACTTAAAAGGACAGGATGTGATCATGTCCTGCCTCGGCTTCCCGGTCTCCTTCTTTTCGGCGGTGACAGGCTACACTCAGTCCATGAACGCTGTGATCAGCGCCATGCGAGAGGCTCGGGTCAACAGAATCATCACCATGACCTCCTGGTACACTGAGC CTAACTCTGGAACGCAGTCATCGTATCTCATCCGGTTCCTCCTGCTGCCGATGATCCGAAGCATCCTCACCAACATGAACGAGATGGAGCAGTTTCTGCAGAAAACCGACGACGTTAACTGGACTGTAGTTCGTCCACCTGGTTTGAAGAACCTGCCAGCCTCAG CTCAGGAGTTTCTGACTCATGAAGGATACTTTGTGCCCGATAGCAACGGTCAACCTGCAGGCAGCACAGTGGGAAGAGGAGATGTGGCTCGCTTCATGCTCTCTCTGCTCAACAGCAACGCCTGGGTCAAGAAGGGAGTCGCCATCACGACCAAATAA
- the LOC121944684 gene encoding flavin reductase (NADPH)-like isoform X2 yields the protein MKIAVLGATGQTGQYLVSQALQQGHMVTAIVRNPGKLTVHHDNLKVVEADIFSANSLKPHLKGQDVIMSCLGFPVSFFSAVTGYTQSMNAVISAMREARVNRIITMTSWYTEPNSGTQSSYLIRFLLLPMIRSILTNMNEMEQFLQKTDDVNWTVVRPPGLKNLPASAQEFLTHEGYFVPDSNGQPAGSTVGRGDVARFMLSLLNSNAWVKKGVAITTK from the exons ATGAAGATCGCCGTACTGGGAGCCACTGGGCAGACTGGACAGTATCTGGTCAGCCAGGCGCTGCAGCAGGGTCACATGGTCACCGCCATCGTCAGGAACCCGGGAAAACTCACCGTGCATCATGATAATCTAAAG GTGGTGGAAGCTGATATTTTCTCTGCAAATAGTCTGAAGCCGCACTTAAAAGGACAGGATGTGATCATGTCCTGCCTCGGCTTCCCGGTCTCCTTCTTTTCGGCGGTGACAGGCTACACTCAGTCCATGAACGCTGTGATCAGCGCCATGCGAGAGGCTCGGGTCAACAGAATCATCACCATGACCTCCTGGTACACTGAGC CTAACTCTGGAACGCAGTCATCGTATCTCATCCGGTTCCTCCTGCTGCCGATGATCCGAAGCATCCTCACCAACATGAACGAGATGGAGCAGTTTCTGCAGAAAACCGACGACGTTAACTGGACTGTAGTTCGTCCACCTGGTTTGAAGAACCTGCCAGCCTCAG CTCAGGAGTTTCTGACTCATGAAGGATACTTTGTGCCCGATAGCAACGGTCAACCTGCAGGCAGCACAGTGGGAAGAGGAGATGTGGCTCGCTTCATGCTCTCTCTGCTCAACAGCAACGCCTGGGTCAAGAAGGGAGTCGCCATCACGACCAAATAA